In Leptospira bourretii, the genomic window AGTGGAATGGATACTTCCACATTCTTTAGGTTGTTATGTGTAGCCCCTGTGATCTTTAAAAACTTTCCATTTCCTACCCGCCGAGTTTCCGGCATGGAAATTCTTTTTTCCCCAGAAAGGAATTTTCCTGTGACAGAATGTTTGTCCTTTTTGATTTGTTCGGGAGTTCCAAAAGAAACAATCTCTCCCCCGTGGACTCCTGCCCCAGGCCCCATATCCACAATGAAATCTGCCTCTTCCATCGTTTCTTTGTCATGTTCCACAACAAGAACGGTATTTCCTAAGTTGCGAAGTCCTTTTAAGGTTTGGACGAGTTTGGTATTGTCTCTTTGGTGAAGACCAATGGATGGTTCATCTAAAATGTATAAAACGCCCATTAGGCGAGATCCAATTTGGGTCGCAAGGCGAATCCTTTGCATTTCACCACCGGATAAAGTTCCAGCAGCACGGCTTAAATTCAAATATCCAACTCCCACATCATTTAAAAAATGAAGTCGTTGTAAAATCTCCTTTAAGATGGGTTTGGAGATGGTATCTTCTGCCCCTTTGTAATCAGAGGATTTGGTAAAATCCAAGGCCCTTTCAATAGAGAATCCAGTATAAGCATCAATTCCAATCCCTTGGACTTTGACAGCCAGTGCTTCTGGACGAAGGCGTTTTCCATGACATTCATCACAATCATGATTGGTCATAAAGGATTCAAACCATTGGCGCATAGAATCTGATTTGGTTTCTTTGTACCGGCGTTTGAGGTTCGGAATCACACCTTCATAGTTTTTGGAAAATTCATAATGGGAATTGGCACCTCGAAAATCATAATCAATATGAATGGAAGAATCTCCATGTAAAATGGTATTTCTCACTTTTTCAGGTAAATCTTTCCAAGAAGTATTTAAGTTGAATTTTAATTTTTTAGATAACGCCTGTATGGTAGCCATATACCAATAAGAATTGGATTTGGATCCTCCCCATGCTTCAATACAACCTTCTGCAAGGGATGCTTCACGATCTGTCACAAGAAGGGATTCATCAAATTCCAAGAGGGCACCAAGGCCATCACAATTGGAGCAAGCACCAAAAGGAGAGTTAAAGGAAAATAATCTCGGAGTGAGTTCAGGGATACTCACATCATCACATTTGGGGCAAGATAATTTTTGTGAGAAAAGATGATCCTTTTCTCCATCTTCTACAACCACAATTCCCTCGGCAGTTTTTAAGGCGGTTTCCACAGAATCAGACAACCGAGATTGGATTCCCGGTTTCATCACAATCCGGTCCACAACGATATCGATATCGGCTTTGAAATTTTTCTTTAAAGGAATTTCATCTTCTAGGGAATACACTTCCCCATTCACTCGCACCCGATTGAATCCTTCCTTTTTATAACGTTCGAGGACTTCTTTGTGTTCCCCTTTTTTCCCTTGGATGACAGGGGCCATAATTTGGAGTTTGGTTCCTTCGGGAAATAAATTGATTCGGTCGGTGATTTGGTCTACAGACAAACTAGAGATCGGAGTCCCACATTTCGGACAGTGTGGTTTTCCAACACGGGCATATAACAGCCGTAAATAATCATAAATTTCAGTGACAGTTCCCACCGTCGAACGAGGGTTTCTATGGGTTGTTTTTTGTTCGATGGAGATGGCGGGGCTTAAACCTTCAATTTGGTCTACCTCTGGTTTTTCCATTTGTCCAAGGAATTGGCGGGCATAACTGGAAAGAGACTCGACATACCTTCGTTGCCCCTCGGCATAGATGGTATCAAAAGCTAAGGAAGATTTTCCCGAACCGGAAAGACCAGTGATAACCACAAGTTTGTCCCTGGGGATATCAAGATTTACGTTTTTAAGGTTATGTTCACGAGCGCCACGAATACGAATAAAGGAATCCACAACGGATAGCTTGTTTTCCTCTTTCATTCTGGAAAGAATTTTAAGAAATGACGGAAGAGGATCTTACGTGTTTCGAATTCTTTTTTTAATCATTTTCCTTCCCTTCCGGCTTCTGTACTTACTTTACCTACGTCTAAGCCTAATTTTTCAAAGGGGTCGGGAAGTTTATGAATTGGAATTCCCTGCTGTCTTTGAGGATTCTTACAAATCTTATATTGTCAAAAAATTGCAAGGGAAGGAAGAAACGGTCACAAGACTCGAACTCCTCATCCTTCTCAAACTCATCCAAAAAAATGATAAAATCAAAACATTGGATATTTCTCTACCACCATTAGAATGGACTCTCTCTGAATTCTATGAAGTGAGAAACCAAATTTTAGCGATCAAAGAATCAGGGAAAAAAGTGAGAATTTTTGCCAAAGAAGGTGGTGTGGGAACTTTGCTTTTACTCACGGCCGCAACGGAAAATTTTTTGGCCCCAGAATCCGAATTTATGGTTTTACTTCCAAGCGCCGAACCCATGTTTTTTGGTAAATTTTTAAAAACCTGGGGAATCGAAGTGCAAGCCTTTGCTTCAGGCCCTTACAAATCCTTTGCCGAAAGTTTTACACGAGGGGAATTTTCTAAAGAAGCAAAAAAGAATTTAGAAACTCTGATTTTAGATTTACGAAAAGTATTACTGACTGCCCTTACCAATGGACAAAAGTCTTTAGAATCTTTATTTTACAAACCGATGCTTTCAGCCGATGAACTTTTGTCAGCAGGTGTCATTACAGGAATCAAAACAGAAAACGAATTTTTCTCTGAAGACAGAAAAGTATTTTCTGGAAACTATCCATCGTTACATCATTCTATCAAAGATTTTTGTTTTTTCCCCAAACGAAAAGCAGAAGTAGTTATCCTTCCTTTAGAAGGAGGAATTACCGGTGGGGACTATTTGCATAAAAATCGAGAAAACGGTAAAATTGAAGCTTTCTCTCTGATTCCGAACTTGAAGGCACTTGCAGAAGATAAAAAAATAAAAGCAGTCATTTTAGAAATTTCCTCTCCCGGCGGTTCTGCTTTTTATTCCGAACAAATCCATCAGGAAATTATGGAGCTCAAAAAAACAAAAATTGTCACTGCTTACTTTAAAGATACAGTGGCAAGTGGTGGGTATTATATTGGTTCGGCGGTGGATCATATCACAGCATCCCCTGTATGTATTACAGGTTCCATTGGAGCCGTGAGTATCAGGGCCAACTTACAAAAGTTATATAAAAAATTCCAACTGAATAAAGAAGCCATTGGTTTTTATCCATTTCGCGATATTCATTCCGAATTCCAACCACTCTCCAAACAAAGTGTACAATATTTGGAATCCCAAATCAAAAAAACCGAAGGCCTATTTTACCGCCGAGTTTCTGAAGGCCGAAAGATTCCTTTGGAAGAAATGCCAAAAATTGGAATGGGCAGAGTGTATTTGCCTACAGTAGAAAACCGAATTGTAGATTCCCTGGGAGGACTATTGGATGCCGTACACGACATCAAAGAAAGGTTAGGTGGAAAACCCATCATCGTGACTGAGGAACTCCCTGCTTACAATTTGAAAAATAAAATCCCACTCCTTGGTGGGCTTATGGCTGAACTAAAATTTCTCGAATCATTCAATGAAGTATCGCTGTTAAGTCCCGTGCGTCTTGCTTGGAAAAATAGAAAGTAAATTTAGTTTTAATTTCTCCGGGAGGCTTTTTCGAGCCGGTTTCGTAAACCCTCCCACCCCCTACCCAGTTTGGGAGCTTCACAGATGATGGTTTGG contains:
- a CDS encoding S49 family peptidase — its product is MFRILFLIIFLPFRLLYLLYLRLSLIFQRGREVYELEFPAVFEDSYKSYIVKKLQGKEETVTRLELLILLKLIQKNDKIKTLDISLPPLEWTLSEFYEVRNQILAIKESGKKVRIFAKEGGVGTLLLLTAATENFLAPESEFMVLLPSAEPMFFGKFLKTWGIEVQAFASGPYKSFAESFTRGEFSKEAKKNLETLILDLRKVLLTALTNGQKSLESLFYKPMLSADELLSAGVITGIKTENEFFSEDRKVFSGNYPSLHHSIKDFCFFPKRKAEVVILPLEGGITGGDYLHKNRENGKIEAFSLIPNLKALAEDKKIKAVILEISSPGGSAFYSEQIHQEIMELKKTKIVTAYFKDTVASGGYYIGSAVDHITASPVCITGSIGAVSIRANLQKLYKKFQLNKEAIGFYPFRDIHSEFQPLSKQSVQYLESQIKKTEGLFYRRVSEGRKIPLEEMPKIGMGRVYLPTVENRIVDSLGGLLDAVHDIKERLGGKPIIVTEELPAYNLKNKIPLLGGLMAELKFLESFNEVSLLSPVRLAWKNRK
- the uvrA gene encoding excinuclease ABC subunit UvrA, whose protein sequence is MKEENKLSVVDSFIRIRGAREHNLKNVNLDIPRDKLVVITGLSGSGKSSLAFDTIYAEGQRRYVESLSSYARQFLGQMEKPEVDQIEGLSPAISIEQKTTHRNPRSTVGTVTEIYDYLRLLYARVGKPHCPKCGTPISSLSVDQITDRINLFPEGTKLQIMAPVIQGKKGEHKEVLERYKKEGFNRVRVNGEVYSLEDEIPLKKNFKADIDIVVDRIVMKPGIQSRLSDSVETALKTAEGIVVVEDGEKDHLFSQKLSCPKCDDVSIPELTPRLFSFNSPFGACSNCDGLGALLEFDESLLVTDREASLAEGCIEAWGGSKSNSYWYMATIQALSKKLKFNLNTSWKDLPEKVRNTILHGDSSIHIDYDFRGANSHYEFSKNYEGVIPNLKRRYKETKSDSMRQWFESFMTNHDCDECHGKRLRPEALAVKVQGIGIDAYTGFSIERALDFTKSSDYKGAEDTISKPILKEILQRLHFLNDVGVGYLNLSRAAGTLSGGEMQRIRLATQIGSRLMGVLYILDEPSIGLHQRDNTKLVQTLKGLRNLGNTVLVVEHDKETMEEADFIVDMGPGAGVHGGEIVSFGTPEQIKKDKHSVTGKFLSGEKRISMPETRRVGNGKFLKITGATHNNLKNVEVSIPLGTLTVVTGVSGSGKSTLINEILYKELASSVMGMKLVPGKHKKIIGKDQIDKVINIDQSAIGRTPRSNPATYTGLFTFVRDLFSGLEEAKVRGYGPGRFSFNVAGGRCEKCEGDGILKIEMHFLPDIYVECEVCKGKRYNRETLEVKYKGKHISDILDMTVEEAVVFFENIPNLKRKLDTLMDVGLGYIKLGQAATTFSGGEAQRIKLSTELSKRPTGKTLYILDEPTTGLHFEDIEKLLSVLQVLVDKGNSMVIIEHNLDVIKAADYIIDIGPEGGDGGGEVIATGTPEEIVTVKRSFTGQYLKKVLEEEKALDAKFSKKKSK